Part of the Labilibaculum antarcticum genome, TAAACCTATTTTTTTGGAATAAACTTCTGATCAATAATATTACCCTTCGTTCCCGTTACGACAAATTTTAATCCCTTAGGTGTAATTTCTACCTTTACAATACTTTCATCATCATTAATCAAAATTGGGAACTGATTATTGTCTTCTCCAACTTTAAGAAAAGAATACTCATGAGTATGAGCAGCCACCAATAAATCAATATCTTTCAAGTGTGGAGCCCACTTCTTCTGAGAATCCTGAATTCCATGGGATGGCGTAACATATTCACCATCATAAAATTCCTGACTAATAAAAGGCATATGAAGAAGAACAATTCGATATTTCGCATTTACATACTCTGACGTTTTCACATAGGCTTGAAGCCACTTCTCCTGTTCTGATCTATAACTGTCAAAATCGGCTAAGCCATAATAATATTTATTTGAATCCTCCTTGTCTTCGCCAGAATCAAGTATGATAAAATTAACTCCCTTATGAGTAAATGCACGATAGTATTTACCGTCATCAAAATGCAAAAAAGCACCCAGGTTTCGAGATTCGCTCCCTCTTGTTTCATGATTACCACGAACATAAACAAATGGTTTTTCTGATGCGAAACGCTTCACACTTACATCCAAAAAGCCATTAAATAGTTGGTTTTCATCTGTAAAATCGTTAATCATGTCTCCATTAAAGAAATAAAAATCAGGATTGGTTTTCACTCCAACTTTAAGCAATGAATCCAATACATCAGAACGTCCATGAATATCGTTCACGGTACAAAAGGAAAACGTCTCGAAAACCTTATTTTGAGTGGTGAAAGAAAAAATTTCGCTTTTAATGGTGTCACCATATATTACCCGATAAGGAGCCATTTTTAAAATATCTACCGTAAGCACCCTATACTGATATTTCGTGTCTGGCTTTAAGTCTGTTAAAATAATTTTATGAAATGAATTATTTGCATCAAACTGACCATGGATAGATGCTTTCGAAATCAAATCCAATTTATTTTCACCATACTCGATATATGAAAACCCTTTTTTATTAGTATGCCATAAAATTGCCAGATCATTAGTTCCTGCCTTTTGTAAATAGGGTCCATGCGTAATTTCAATCGCTTTGGCATTAAAAAAGGAAAGAAAGATCAAACAGAGCAATATCATTTTTTTCAAACTTAATATCATTTAGTTCTTTGTTAATTTTACAATTCATATTCAAATGGGAATTCCTCTGATTGAACATGGGTTTTATCGAACAAGCTTCTCATGTCATTAATAATTTCAGGGAATTGCTCTGATACATCGTTTTGTTCAAAAGGATCTAACTCTAAGTCGTAAAGTTCAATTTGCGAATTTACCTCAATAATCTTATTCCGAACAGCTTTCCATTTTCCTTTTCGGATAGCTTGCTTATCGCCAGTATAACCATGAAACTCCCAGTAAAGCAATTCATGATTTTTCTGTTTTTCGCCCATTAATTCAGGATAAAATGAAATACCATCCAAATCGCCAGGTGCTTTTACTCCTGCAATATCGCATAGTGTTGGAAACACGTCCCAAAAAGCAGAAACATGCTCCGAAACCACTCCTGATTTTATTTTCCCAGACCACTTCACGATAAAAGGAGTTCGAATTCCACCTTCGTATAAGGATCTCTTTTCCCCACGTAAACCACCGGAACTCTTAAAAAAGAGTGGATCATTTCCTCCTTCAACATGAGGTCCGTTATCCGAAGCAAACATCACGATTGTATTCTCGTCTAAACCATATTTCTTTAATAATGAATTTAATTTTCCGACATCAGAATCCAAATGTGAAATCATTGCAGCATAAGCCGCCCTTGGATAATTCTGTTTCCCATAATGACCGCCTGCAAAAGGAGTTTCGGCAAATTCGCCTTTGTATTTAGCCAGATACTCTTCAGGAATAACCAATTCGGCATGAGGTATTGCATAAGCCAGATACAAGAAAAATGGTTTCTCCTTATTCTCTTTGATGAAAGAAATTGCTTTTCTTGTTGTCTCATCATGACTGTACATTTTCTGCTGCCCTTTGCTATTTTCGGGATAGAATATTTTTTGATCATTTTCCCACAAATATTCAGGGAAATAATGATGGGCTTTCATTTGACAATTGTATCCAAAGAAATAGTCAAATCCCATATTTAGAGGATCACTTTCCGATCCGGGATAGCCTAAACCCCATTTTCCCACACATCCGGTACTATAGCCTGCTTCCTGAAGAAGATGAGCTACCGTTCTTGTGCCAGCAGGCATAGCCATCTGCCCTTCTGGCTGTATCTCCTTGTTTCCCCGCACAACAGAGTGACCTGTATGTTTACCTGTAAGTAATGCACAACGTGAAGGCGCGCAAACCGTACTACCTGTGTAATGATTTGTGAATCGAACACCTTCACTGGCCATTAAATCCAGATTGGGTGTTTCGATGATCTTTTGTCCATAACAACCCAAATCTCCATAGCCCATATCATCAGCAAGAATATAGATAATATTGGGACTGGCTTGCTCGAGTTTACTTTTATGCGAACTTACACATGAGGTACTCAAAAAAAGACTAGTTACGAGCAATAGTAAACTTTGATTCATTTTCATATAACCTCTCTTTATTAAACTGTTTATTCCAGTCAATTGTCTTAAGTAAAATTTCTTCATTGAAAACTCTCAATATTATCAAATAAAACATTGTCCATACTCCAATTTATTATCGCAAAAAGTACATTTTTCAAGTTCGCCCTAACAAGA contains:
- a CDS encoding metallophosphoesterase: MILLCLIFLSFFNAKAIEITHGPYLQKAGTNDLAILWHTNKKGFSYIEYGENKLDLISKASIHGQFDANNSFHKIILTDLKPDTKYQYRVLTVDILKMAPYRVIYGDTIKSEIFSFTTQNKVFETFSFCTVNDIHGRSDVLDSLLKVGVKTNPDFYFFNGDMINDFTDENQLFNGFLDVSVKRFASEKPFVYVRGNHETRGSESRNLGAFLHFDDGKYYRAFTHKGVNFIILDSGEDKEDSNKYYYGLADFDSYRSEQEKWLQAYVKTSEYVNAKYRIVLLHMPFISQEFYDGEYVTPSHGIQDSQKKWAPHLKDIDLLVAAHTHEYSFLKVGEDNNQFPILINDDESIVKVEITPKGLKFVVTGTKGNIIDQKFIPKK
- a CDS encoding arylsulfatase; the protein is MKMNQSLLLLVTSLFLSTSCVSSHKSKLEQASPNIIYILADDMGYGDLGCYGQKIIETPNLDLMASEGVRFTNHYTGSTVCAPSRCALLTGKHTGHSVVRGNKEIQPEGQMAMPAGTRTVAHLLQEAGYSTGCVGKWGLGYPGSESDPLNMGFDYFFGYNCQMKAHHYFPEYLWENDQKIFYPENSKGQQKMYSHDETTRKAISFIKENKEKPFFLYLAYAIPHAELVIPEEYLAKYKGEFAETPFAGGHYGKQNYPRAAYAAMISHLDSDVGKLNSLLKKYGLDENTIVMFASDNGPHVEGGNDPLFFKSSGGLRGEKRSLYEGGIRTPFIVKWSGKIKSGVVSEHVSAFWDVFPTLCDIAGVKAPGDLDGISFYPELMGEKQKNHELLYWEFHGYTGDKQAIRKGKWKAVRNKIIEVNSQIELYDLELDPFEQNDVSEQFPEIINDMRSLFDKTHVQSEEFPFEYEL